The Phacochoerus africanus isolate WHEZ1 chromosome 15, ROS_Pafr_v1, whole genome shotgun sequence genome has a segment encoding these proteins:
- the RSRC2 gene encoding arginine/serine-rich coiled-coil protein 2 isoform X5: MIRTNFFLKQARRHESKDKSSKKHKSEEHNDKEHSSDKGRERLNSSENGEDRHKRKERKSSRGRSHSRSRSRERRHRSRSRERKKSRSRSRERKKSRSRSRERKKSRSRSRERKRRIRSRSRSRSRHRHRSRSRSRTRSRSRDRKKRIEKPRRFSRSLSRTPSPPPFRGRNTAMDAQEALARRLERAKKLQEQREKEMVEKQKQQEMAAAAAATGGSVLNVAALLASGTQVTPQIAMAAQMAALQAKALAETGIAVPSYYNPAAVNPMKFAEQEKKRKMLWQGKKEGDKSQSAEIWEKLNFGNKDQNVKFRKLMGIKSEDEAGCSSVDEESYKTLKQQEEVFRNLDAQYEMARSQTHTQRGMGLGFTSSMRGMDAV; encoded by the exons ATGATAAG AACCAACTTCTTCTTAAAACAGGCAAGAAGACATGAATCCAAAGATAAATCCTCTAAGAAACATAAGTCTGAGGAACATAATGACAAAGAACATTCTTCTGATAAAGGAAGAGAGCGGCTAAATTCATCTGAAAATGGTGAGGACAGACACAAACGCAAGGAAAGAAAGTCATCGAGAGGCAGAAGTCATTCAAGGTCTAGGTCTCGTGAAAG GCGTCATCGTAGTAGAAGCAGAGAGCGGAAGAAGTCAAGGTCCAGGAGTAGGGAGCGGAAGAAATCAAGAtccagaagcagagagaggaagaaatcacGATCCAGAAGCAGGGAGAGAAAACGTCGTATCCGATCTCGTTCCCGCTCAAGGTCGAGACACAGGCATAGAAGTAGAAGCAGGAGTAGGACGAGGAGTAGAAGTCG AGATAGAAAGAAGAGAATTGAAAAACCAAGAAGATTTAGCAGAAGTTTGAGCCGAACTCCTAGTCCACCTCCCTTCAGAGGCAGAAACACAGCAATGGATGCACAAGAAGCTTTAGCTAGGAG ATTGGAAAGGGCAAAGAAATTACAAGAACAGCGAGAAAAGGAAAtggttgaaaaacaaaaacaacaagaaatggctgcag cagctgcagctacggGAGGTTCTGTTCTCAATGTTGCTGCCCTGTTGGCTTCAGGAACACAAGTAACTCCTCAAATAGCTATGGCAGCTCAAATGGCAGCCTTGCAGGCTAAAGCCTTGGCAGAGACCGGAATAGCTGTACCTAGCTATTACAACCCAGCAGCTGTGAATCCGATGAAATTTgctgaacaagagaagaaaaggaaaatgctttGGCAAGGCAAGAAAGAAGGG GACAAATCCCAGTCTGCTGAAATATGGGAGAAATTGAATTTTGGAAACAAGGACCAAAATGTCAAATTTAGGAAATTAATGGGTATTAAG AGTGAAGATGAAGCTGGATGTAGCTCTGTTGATGAAGAAAGTTACAAGACATTGAAACAGCAGGAAGAAGTATTTAGAAATCTGGATGCTCAGTATGAAATGGCAAGATCACAAACTCACACACAAAGAGGAATGGGATTGGGTTTCACATCATCAATGCGAGGAATGGATGCAGTTTGA
- the RSRC2 gene encoding arginine/serine-rich coiled-coil protein 2 isoform X2 — protein sequence MAASDTERDGLAPEKTSPDREKKKEQSDVSVSPRASKHHYSRSRSRSRERKRKSDNEGRKHRSRSRSKEARRHESKDKSSKKHKSEEHNDKEHSSDKGRERLNSSENGEDRHKRKERKSSRGRSHSRSRSRERRHRSRSRERKKSRSRSRERKKSRSRSRERKKSRSRSRERKRRIRSRSRSRSRHRHRSRSRSRTRSRSRDRKKRIEKPRRFSRSLSRTPSPPPFRGRNTAMDAQEALARRLERAKKLQEQREKEMVEKQKQQEMAAAAATGGSVLNVAALLASGTQVTPQIAMAAQMAALQAKALAETGIAVPSYYNPAAVNPMKFAEQEKKRKMLWQGKKEGDKSQSAEIWEKLNFGNKDQNVKFRKLMGIKSEDEAGCSSVDEESYKTLKQQEEVFRNLDAQYEMARSQTHTQRGMGLGFTSSMRGMDAV from the exons ATGGCG GCTAGTGATACAGAACGAGATGGACTAGCCCCAGAAAAGACATCCCCagatagagagaagaaaaaagagcagtcGGATGTATCTGTTTCTCCTAGAGCCTCAAAACATCATTATTCAAGATCACGATCAAGGTCAAGAGAAAGAAAGCGGAAGTCAG ataatgaaggaagaaaacacaggagccGGAGCAGAAGCAAAGAG GCAAGAAGACATGAATCCAAAGATAAATCCTCTAAGAAACATAAGTCTGAGGAACATAATGACAAAGAACATTCTTCTGATAAAGGAAGAGAGCGGCTAAATTCATCTGAAAATGGTGAGGACAGACACAAACGCAAGGAAAGAAAGTCATCGAGAGGCAGAAGTCATTCAAGGTCTAGGTCTCGTGAAAG GCGTCATCGTAGTAGAAGCAGAGAGCGGAAGAAGTCAAGGTCCAGGAGTAGGGAGCGGAAGAAATCAAGAtccagaagcagagagaggaagaaatcacGATCCAGAAGCAGGGAGAGAAAACGTCGTATCCGATCTCGTTCCCGCTCAAGGTCGAGACACAGGCATAGAAGTAGAAGCAGGAGTAGGACGAGGAGTAGAAGTCG AGATAGAAAGAAGAGAATTGAAAAACCAAGAAGATTTAGCAGAAGTTTGAGCCGAACTCCTAGTCCACCTCCCTTCAGAGGCAGAAACACAGCAATGGATGCACAAGAAGCTTTAGCTAGGAG ATTGGAAAGGGCAAAGAAATTACAAGAACAGCGAGAAAAGGAAAtggttgaaaaacaaaaacaacaagaaatggctgcag ctgcagctacggGAGGTTCTGTTCTCAATGTTGCTGCCCTGTTGGCTTCAGGAACACAAGTAACTCCTCAAATAGCTATGGCAGCTCAAATGGCAGCCTTGCAGGCTAAAGCCTTGGCAGAGACCGGAATAGCTGTACCTAGCTATTACAACCCAGCAGCTGTGAATCCGATGAAATTTgctgaacaagagaagaaaaggaaaatgctttGGCAAGGCAAGAAAGAAGGG GACAAATCCCAGTCTGCTGAAATATGGGAGAAATTGAATTTTGGAAACAAGGACCAAAATGTCAAATTTAGGAAATTAATGGGTATTAAG AGTGAAGATGAAGCTGGATGTAGCTCTGTTGATGAAGAAAGTTACAAGACATTGAAACAGCAGGAAGAAGTATTTAGAAATCTGGATGCTCAGTATGAAATGGCAAGATCACAAACTCACACACAAAGAGGAATGGGATTGGGTTTCACATCATCAATGCGAGGAATGGATGCAGTTTGA
- the RSRC2 gene encoding arginine/serine-rich coiled-coil protein 2 isoform X4, translating to MYLFLLEPQNIIIQDHDQGQEKESGSQIMKEENTGAGAEAKRTNFFLKQARRHESKDKSSKKHKSEEHNDKEHSSDKGRERLNSSENGEDRHKRKERKSSRGRSHSRSRSRERRHRSRSRERKKSRSRSRERKKSRSRSRERKKSRSRSRERKRRIRSRSRSRSRHRHRSRSRSRTRSRSRDRKKRIEKPRRFSRSLSRTPSPPPFRGRNTAMDAQEALARRLERAKKLQEQREKEMVEKQKQQEMAAAAATGGSVLNVAALLASGTQVTPQIAMAAQMAALQAKALAETGIAVPSYYNPAAVNPMKFAEQEKKRKMLWQGKKEGDKSQSAEIWEKLNFGNKDQNVKFRKLMGIKSEDEAGCSSVDEESYKTLKQQEEVFRNLDAQYEMARSQTHTQRGMGLGFTSSMRGMDAV from the exons ATGTATCTGTTTCTCCTAGAGCCTCAAAACATCATTATTCAAGATCACGATCAAGGTCAAGAGAAAGAAAGCGGAAGTCAG ataatgaaggaagaaaacacaggagccGGAGCAGAAGCAAAGAG AACCAACTTCTTCTTAAAACAGGCAAGAAGACATGAATCCAAAGATAAATCCTCTAAGAAACATAAGTCTGAGGAACATAATGACAAAGAACATTCTTCTGATAAAGGAAGAGAGCGGCTAAATTCATCTGAAAATGGTGAGGACAGACACAAACGCAAGGAAAGAAAGTCATCGAGAGGCAGAAGTCATTCAAGGTCTAGGTCTCGTGAAAG GCGTCATCGTAGTAGAAGCAGAGAGCGGAAGAAGTCAAGGTCCAGGAGTAGGGAGCGGAAGAAATCAAGAtccagaagcagagagaggaagaaatcacGATCCAGAAGCAGGGAGAGAAAACGTCGTATCCGATCTCGTTCCCGCTCAAGGTCGAGACACAGGCATAGAAGTAGAAGCAGGAGTAGGACGAGGAGTAGAAGTCG AGATAGAAAGAAGAGAATTGAAAAACCAAGAAGATTTAGCAGAAGTTTGAGCCGAACTCCTAGTCCACCTCCCTTCAGAGGCAGAAACACAGCAATGGATGCACAAGAAGCTTTAGCTAGGAG ATTGGAAAGGGCAAAGAAATTACAAGAACAGCGAGAAAAGGAAAtggttgaaaaacaaaaacaacaagaaatggctgcag ctgcagctacggGAGGTTCTGTTCTCAATGTTGCTGCCCTGTTGGCTTCAGGAACACAAGTAACTCCTCAAATAGCTATGGCAGCTCAAATGGCAGCCTTGCAGGCTAAAGCCTTGGCAGAGACCGGAATAGCTGTACCTAGCTATTACAACCCAGCAGCTGTGAATCCGATGAAATTTgctgaacaagagaagaaaaggaaaatgctttGGCAAGGCAAGAAAGAAGGG GACAAATCCCAGTCTGCTGAAATATGGGAGAAATTGAATTTTGGAAACAAGGACCAAAATGTCAAATTTAGGAAATTAATGGGTATTAAG AGTGAAGATGAAGCTGGATGTAGCTCTGTTGATGAAGAAAGTTACAAGACATTGAAACAGCAGGAAGAAGTATTTAGAAATCTGGATGCTCAGTATGAAATGGCAAGATCACAAACTCACACACAAAGAGGAATGGGATTGGGTTTCACATCATCAATGCGAGGAATGGATGCAGTTTGA
- the RSRC2 gene encoding arginine/serine-rich coiled-coil protein 2 isoform X3, which yields MYLFLLEPQNIIIQDHDQGQEKESGSQIMKEENTGAGAEAKRTNFFLKQARRHESKDKSSKKHKSEEHNDKEHSSDKGRERLNSSENGEDRHKRKERKSSRGRSHSRSRSRERRHRSRSRERKKSRSRSRERKKSRSRSRERKKSRSRSRERKRRIRSRSRSRSRHRHRSRSRSRTRSRSRDRKKRIEKPRRFSRSLSRTPSPPPFRGRNTAMDAQEALARRLERAKKLQEQREKEMVEKQKQQEMAAAAAATGGSVLNVAALLASGTQVTPQIAMAAQMAALQAKALAETGIAVPSYYNPAAVNPMKFAEQEKKRKMLWQGKKEGDKSQSAEIWEKLNFGNKDQNVKFRKLMGIKSEDEAGCSSVDEESYKTLKQQEEVFRNLDAQYEMARSQTHTQRGMGLGFTSSMRGMDAV from the exons ATGTATCTGTTTCTCCTAGAGCCTCAAAACATCATTATTCAAGATCACGATCAAGGTCAAGAGAAAGAAAGCGGAAGTCAG ataatgaaggaagaaaacacaggagccGGAGCAGAAGCAAAGAG AACCAACTTCTTCTTAAAACAGGCAAGAAGACATGAATCCAAAGATAAATCCTCTAAGAAACATAAGTCTGAGGAACATAATGACAAAGAACATTCTTCTGATAAAGGAAGAGAGCGGCTAAATTCATCTGAAAATGGTGAGGACAGACACAAACGCAAGGAAAGAAAGTCATCGAGAGGCAGAAGTCATTCAAGGTCTAGGTCTCGTGAAAG GCGTCATCGTAGTAGAAGCAGAGAGCGGAAGAAGTCAAGGTCCAGGAGTAGGGAGCGGAAGAAATCAAGAtccagaagcagagagaggaagaaatcacGATCCAGAAGCAGGGAGAGAAAACGTCGTATCCGATCTCGTTCCCGCTCAAGGTCGAGACACAGGCATAGAAGTAGAAGCAGGAGTAGGACGAGGAGTAGAAGTCG AGATAGAAAGAAGAGAATTGAAAAACCAAGAAGATTTAGCAGAAGTTTGAGCCGAACTCCTAGTCCACCTCCCTTCAGAGGCAGAAACACAGCAATGGATGCACAAGAAGCTTTAGCTAGGAG ATTGGAAAGGGCAAAGAAATTACAAGAACAGCGAGAAAAGGAAAtggttgaaaaacaaaaacaacaagaaatggctgcag cagctgcagctacggGAGGTTCTGTTCTCAATGTTGCTGCCCTGTTGGCTTCAGGAACACAAGTAACTCCTCAAATAGCTATGGCAGCTCAAATGGCAGCCTTGCAGGCTAAAGCCTTGGCAGAGACCGGAATAGCTGTACCTAGCTATTACAACCCAGCAGCTGTGAATCCGATGAAATTTgctgaacaagagaagaaaaggaaaatgctttGGCAAGGCAAGAAAGAAGGG GACAAATCCCAGTCTGCTGAAATATGGGAGAAATTGAATTTTGGAAACAAGGACCAAAATGTCAAATTTAGGAAATTAATGGGTATTAAG AGTGAAGATGAAGCTGGATGTAGCTCTGTTGATGAAGAAAGTTACAAGACATTGAAACAGCAGGAAGAAGTATTTAGAAATCTGGATGCTCAGTATGAAATGGCAAGATCACAAACTCACACACAAAGAGGAATGGGATTGGGTTTCACATCATCAATGCGAGGAATGGATGCAGTTTGA
- the RSRC2 gene encoding arginine/serine-rich coiled-coil protein 2 isoform X1: protein MAASDTERDGLAPEKTSPDREKKKEQSDVSVSPRASKHHYSRSRSRSRERKRKSDNEGRKHRSRSRSKEARRHESKDKSSKKHKSEEHNDKEHSSDKGRERLNSSENGEDRHKRKERKSSRGRSHSRSRSRERRHRSRSRERKKSRSRSRERKKSRSRSRERKKSRSRSRERKRRIRSRSRSRSRHRHRSRSRSRTRSRSRDRKKRIEKPRRFSRSLSRTPSPPPFRGRNTAMDAQEALARRLERAKKLQEQREKEMVEKQKQQEMAAAAAATGGSVLNVAALLASGTQVTPQIAMAAQMAALQAKALAETGIAVPSYYNPAAVNPMKFAEQEKKRKMLWQGKKEGDKSQSAEIWEKLNFGNKDQNVKFRKLMGIKSEDEAGCSSVDEESYKTLKQQEEVFRNLDAQYEMARSQTHTQRGMGLGFTSSMRGMDAV from the exons ATGGCG GCTAGTGATACAGAACGAGATGGACTAGCCCCAGAAAAGACATCCCCagatagagagaagaaaaaagagcagtcGGATGTATCTGTTTCTCCTAGAGCCTCAAAACATCATTATTCAAGATCACGATCAAGGTCAAGAGAAAGAAAGCGGAAGTCAG ataatgaaggaagaaaacacaggagccGGAGCAGAAGCAAAGAG GCAAGAAGACATGAATCCAAAGATAAATCCTCTAAGAAACATAAGTCTGAGGAACATAATGACAAAGAACATTCTTCTGATAAAGGAAGAGAGCGGCTAAATTCATCTGAAAATGGTGAGGACAGACACAAACGCAAGGAAAGAAAGTCATCGAGAGGCAGAAGTCATTCAAGGTCTAGGTCTCGTGAAAG GCGTCATCGTAGTAGAAGCAGAGAGCGGAAGAAGTCAAGGTCCAGGAGTAGGGAGCGGAAGAAATCAAGAtccagaagcagagagaggaagaaatcacGATCCAGAAGCAGGGAGAGAAAACGTCGTATCCGATCTCGTTCCCGCTCAAGGTCGAGACACAGGCATAGAAGTAGAAGCAGGAGTAGGACGAGGAGTAGAAGTCG AGATAGAAAGAAGAGAATTGAAAAACCAAGAAGATTTAGCAGAAGTTTGAGCCGAACTCCTAGTCCACCTCCCTTCAGAGGCAGAAACACAGCAATGGATGCACAAGAAGCTTTAGCTAGGAG ATTGGAAAGGGCAAAGAAATTACAAGAACAGCGAGAAAAGGAAAtggttgaaaaacaaaaacaacaagaaatggctgcag cagctgcagctacggGAGGTTCTGTTCTCAATGTTGCTGCCCTGTTGGCTTCAGGAACACAAGTAACTCCTCAAATAGCTATGGCAGCTCAAATGGCAGCCTTGCAGGCTAAAGCCTTGGCAGAGACCGGAATAGCTGTACCTAGCTATTACAACCCAGCAGCTGTGAATCCGATGAAATTTgctgaacaagagaagaaaaggaaaatgctttGGCAAGGCAAGAAAGAAGGG GACAAATCCCAGTCTGCTGAAATATGGGAGAAATTGAATTTTGGAAACAAGGACCAAAATGTCAAATTTAGGAAATTAATGGGTATTAAG AGTGAAGATGAAGCTGGATGTAGCTCTGTTGATGAAGAAAGTTACAAGACATTGAAACAGCAGGAAGAAGTATTTAGAAATCTGGATGCTCAGTATGAAATGGCAAGATCACAAACTCACACACAAAGAGGAATGGGATTGGGTTTCACATCATCAATGCGAGGAATGGATGCAGTTTGA